From Pan troglodytes isolate AG18354 chromosome 11, NHGRI_mPanTro3-v2.0_pri, whole genome shotgun sequence, the proteins below share one genomic window:
- the TMEM141 gene encoding transmembrane protein 141 isoform X3, with the protein MVNLGLSRVDDAVAAKHPGVPRGGTGEAVKEEGRGSSLHPPLPPQGLGEYAACQSHAFMKGVFTFITVAGSVVSYGVTRVESEKCNNLWLFLETGQLPKDRSTDQRS; encoded by the exons ATGGTGAATTTGGGTCTGTCCCGGGTGGACGACGCCGTGGCTGCCAAGCACCCG GGTGTGCCCAGAGGAGGGACAGGAGAGGCGGTGAAGGAAGAGGGCAGGGGATCGAGCCTTCACCCGCCTCTGCCACCCCAGGGACTCGGGGAGTATGCCGCATGCCAGTCACACGCCTTCATGAAGGGCGTTTTCACCTTCATCACAG TTGCAGGCTCTGTGGTCAGCTACGGGGTGACGAGAGTGGAGTCGGAGAAATGCAACAACCTCTGGCTCTTCCTGGAGACCGGGCAGCTCCCCAAAGACAGGAGCACAG ATCAGAGAAGCTAG
- the TMEM141 gene encoding transmembrane protein 141 isoform X1, with translation MVNLGLSRVDDAVAAKHPGVPRGGTGEAVKEEGRGSSLHPPLPPQGLGEYAACQSHAFMKGVFTFITGTGMAFGLQMFIQRKFPYPLQWSLLVAVVAGSVVSYGVTRVESEKCNNLWLFLETGQLPKDRSTDQRS, from the exons ATGGTGAATTTGGGTCTGTCCCGGGTGGACGACGCCGTGGCTGCCAAGCACCCG GGTGTGCCCAGAGGAGGGACAGGAGAGGCGGTGAAGGAAGAGGGCAGGGGATCGAGCCTTCACCCGCCTCTGCCACCCCAGGGACTCGGGGAGTATGCCGCATGCCAGTCACACGCCTTCATGAAGGGCGTTTTCACCTTCATCACAG GCACTGGCATGGCCTTTGGCTTGCAGATGTTCATTCAGAGGAAGTTTCCATACCCTTTGCAGTGGAGCCTCCTAGTGGCCGTGG TTGCAGGCTCTGTGGTCAGCTACGGGGTGACGAGAGTGGAGTCGGAGAAATGCAACAACCTCTGGCTCTTCCTGGAGACCGGGCAGCTCCCCAAAGACAGGAGCACAG ATCAGAGAAGCTAG
- the TMEM141 gene encoding transmembrane protein 141 isoform X2, with product MVNLGLSRVDDAVAAKHPGLGEYAACQSHAFMKGVFTFITGTGMAFGLQMFIQRKFPYPLQWSLLVAVVAGSVVSYGVTRVESEKCNNLWLFLETGQLPKDRSTDQRS from the exons ATGGTGAATTTGGGTCTGTCCCGGGTGGACGACGCCGTGGCTGCCAAGCACCCG GGACTCGGGGAGTATGCCGCATGCCAGTCACACGCCTTCATGAAGGGCGTTTTCACCTTCATCACAG GCACTGGCATGGCCTTTGGCTTGCAGATGTTCATTCAGAGGAAGTTTCCATACCCTTTGCAGTGGAGCCTCCTAGTGGCCGTGG TTGCAGGCTCTGTGGTCAGCTACGGGGTGACGAGAGTGGAGTCGGAGAAATGCAACAACCTCTGGCTCTTCCTGGAGACCGGGCAGCTCCCCAAAGACAGGAGCACAG ATCAGAGAAGCTAG